The Actinomycetota bacterium genome window below encodes:
- a CDS encoding right-handed parallel beta-helix repeat-containing protein, with amino-acid sequence MSAVNHPAPAFFPSMLRLLLFCLTAVFTLLILTHTALAAAPYTISDNATGEDCTQIGAWDNVTKTCTLNQDIPISGSINAITINSNSITLDGAGFTISGADAGNGVMVTGMTAVSVRNLNLSHLFTGIYYDAGSSGTISYNGLSNNAYGIYLNDTNLNTVSHNDVFASSIDQIAITGTSIANIIDSNFVMNSTAEAGIGLYASSNIIRYNVISNNSATTKAGIYITGSSNTVFNNTISNNSVGLGLWSSSNGNAIYNNNFLNNTMQAGGTGTGNTFNQPAPVGGNYWSEHATASQGCVNADNDRFCDAPYTPPFSGVTDNLPLARRGYYFTWYDMASAGAQDWVMMANPIEAAGEDAWFDLSIAGVPQTLPTISQIPGQVPPLGAITPTYPGTMNGPVDVGYHARMRTMVSQRILWGNSLEEVVGTDAARLSDHYYWTWYDQSSPGFSNWIMVGNPSATDTVRVDLSFRDVGTGLDVTDFQVISPGGRWTPAYPGKMGGPVEIKAYIQGGSWSNPGDRRDVVASQRVLSNGGTAFNEVPGILAEELTDRYMWTWYDNVYGQNWIMIANPPDSGYNMDYSIFIHGVGAGGGTDLAPGQTATAMIPGTVDGPVEVLTVRHSSGIPLNSVVSQRTLWGPSFEEVPGFPYSSLSSLYYWTWYDQQSAGVSNWVQVANPDGVNQLHYEITIAGQDPAPGPTCSKGTLDAGAVLNCQFQGTMDGPVKVQAWNLIKTAPMDIVASQRVLWNGYFNEVMGTELS; translated from the coding sequence ATGAGCGCCGTTAACCATCCTGCTCCGGCCTTTTTCCCCTCGATGTTGCGCCTGCTGTTGTTCTGTCTCACGGCGGTGTTCACATTACTGATTCTCACCCACACGGCCTTAGCTGCCGCGCCCTACACCATCAGCGACAACGCAACTGGTGAAGACTGCACCCAGATCGGTGCCTGGGACAATGTAACCAAGACCTGCACGCTCAATCAGGACATCCCGATCAGCGGCAGCATCAACGCGATCACCATAAACAGCAACAGTATCACCCTGGATGGGGCCGGTTTTACGATCAGCGGTGCTGATGCCGGCAACGGCGTCATGGTGACCGGCATGACCGCGGTCAGCGTCCGGAATCTGAACCTCAGTCATCTCTTCACCGGGATTTACTACGATGCTGGCTCCAGCGGCACGATCAGCTATAACGGCCTGTCAAACAATGCTTACGGCATATACCTGAACGACACAAACCTGAATACAGTCTCACACAATGATGTGTTCGCGAGCAGTATCGATCAGATCGCGATCACGGGCACTTCTATCGCCAATATCATCGATTCCAATTTTGTGATGAACAGCACTGCGGAGGCCGGAATCGGCTTATATGCTTCCAGCAACATAATCAGATACAACGTGATCTCCAACAACAGCGCCACAACAAAAGCTGGTATCTATATAACTGGCTCCTCCAACACGGTCTTCAACAATACGATTTCCAACAATAGCGTGGGGCTCGGATTATGGAGCAGCTCGAACGGCAACGCGATCTACAACAACAATTTCCTGAATAACACGATGCAGGCAGGAGGCACCGGCACGGGCAATACCTTCAACCAGCCGGCGCCTGTCGGGGGTAACTACTGGTCGGAGCATGCCACGGCTTCCCAGGGATGTGTTAACGCGGATAACGACAGGTTCTGCGATGCTCCCTATACACCGCCCTTTTCCGGTGTGACCGACAATCTGCCCCTTGCCCGCCGCGGTTATTACTTCACCTGGTATGACATGGCCTCCGCGGGGGCTCAGGACTGGGTAATGATGGCAAATCCCATCGAGGCCGCCGGTGAGGACGCCTGGTTCGACCTGTCGATCGCCGGCGTGCCGCAGACACTGCCGACGATCAGCCAGATCCCGGGTCAGGTGCCGCCTCTGGGAGCGATCACGCCCACCTATCCCGGCACTATGAACGGACCGGTCGACGTGGGTTATCACGCCCGCATGCGGACCATGGTCAGTCAGAGGATCCTCTGGGGGAATTCACTCGAGGAGGTGGTGGGAACAGACGCCGCTCGTCTTTCTGACCACTACTACTGGACCTGGTATGACCAGTCGAGCCCCGGCTTCAGCAACTGGATCATGGTAGGCAATCCTTCAGCTACAGACACGGTGAGGGTGGATCTGAGTTTCAGGGATGTAGGCACTGGTCTGGATGTCACGGATTTCCAGGTAATCAGCCCCGGTGGCCGCTGGACGCCGGCTTATCCGGGCAAGATGGGCGGCCCGGTGGAGATCAAGGCATATATCCAGGGCGGCAGCTGGAGCAATCCCGGCGACCGCCGCGATGTCGTCGCTTCCCAGCGGGTGCTGAGTAACGGCGGAACCGCCTTTAACGAAGTTCCCGGAATTCTCGCGGAAGAGCTGACCGACCGCTATATGTGGACCTGGTATGACAACGTCTACGGCCAGAACTGGATCATGATCGCCAACCCGCCCGACAGCGGCTACAACATGGATTATTCCATCTTCATCCACGGGGTGGGTGCGGGCGGCGGCACTGACCTGGCGCCGGGGCAGACCGCCACCGCGATGATCCCGGGAACGGTGGACGGTCCCGTGGAGGTCCTGACCGTCCGGCACAGTTCGGGGATACCACTGAACTCGGTCGTCTCGCAGCGTACGCTCTGGGGGCCGTCGTTTGAGGAAGTGCCGGGCTTCCCTTATTCGTCGCTGTCGTCGCTCTACTACTGGACCTGGTATGACCAGCAGTCGGCCGGCGTATCAAACTGGGTGCAGGTTGCGAATCCGGATGGAGTGAACCAGCTTCATTACGAGATCACCATCGCGGGGCAGGATCCGGCGCCAGGCCCGACCTGCAGCAAAGGCACGCTCGACGCCGGCGCCGTGCTGAATTGCCAGTTCCAGGGCACGATGGACGGCCCGGTCAAGGTGCAGGCCTGGAACCTGATCAAGACAGCCCCCATGGATATAGTCGCATCTCAGCGCGTCCTCTGGAATGGATACTTCAACGAGGTGATGGGGACCGAGTTGAGCTGA
- the selB gene encoding selenocysteine-specific translation elongation factor codes for MDNVPRHLVLGTAGHIDHGKTALIKALTGTDTDRLAEEKERGISIELGYAELELPSGTTMSVIDVPGHERFVRNMVAGASGIDIFMLVVAADDGVMPQTREHMAIIEMLGIPQGIIAITKTDLVDEEMLELVQADIEDFLAATPYADAPMTGVSSKTGEGIPLLLGLLEEAAGRAHEAHEASGAARLPVDRVFTLKGIGTVVTGTLWSGRICAEDSLRLMPEGLPCRARTVQVHDRSVECAEAGQRVAINLSGIDKDRLERGQMVLKGEGLEPTYMVDARLTLLPTARALKYGAQVRFHHGTADATAKLMFADRDRLAPEETCYAQVRLKTKIVPVKGDRFIIRSLSPVTTIGGGVVIDPHPHKHGKGEGQVQRLEVLEKGVPADIVSLLLEEARPGGLPLEEIEATGLLSGESISTALADAAVAVSLVASGSEVFFAPQAVNDFGLRLEATLEARQQSDPADPALSAEEIAKSVDMDATDRPFQALLAGTVNSGLVTVKEQRYSMASAVARLSDAQQKMMEDIAARLEEAGMSPPSLGDIATAVGARTGDQDFKLVLKLLVEDERAVKVKPDLYYAPEPVEIAREAVLARCNDTGQITLAELRDMLDVSRKFAQALLEYFDRTGLTRREGDYRVLRKTGTSGGRTSGGHIT; via the coding sequence TTGGATAACGTTCCCCGACACCTGGTCCTCGGCACCGCCGGCCACATCGACCACGGCAAGACGGCGCTGATCAAGGCGCTCACCGGCACCGACACCGACCGCCTCGCCGAGGAGAAGGAGCGAGGCATCTCCATCGAGCTGGGCTACGCCGAGCTCGAGCTTCCCTCTGGCACCACCATGAGCGTCATCGACGTGCCCGGCCACGAACGCTTCGTCCGCAACATGGTCGCAGGCGCCAGCGGCATCGACATCTTCATGCTGGTGGTCGCCGCTGACGACGGCGTCATGCCCCAGACCCGCGAGCACATGGCCATCATCGAGATGCTGGGCATCCCCCAGGGCATCATCGCCATCACCAAGACCGACCTGGTGGACGAGGAGATGCTGGAGCTGGTTCAGGCGGACATCGAAGATTTCCTGGCGGCGACGCCATACGCGGATGCCCCCATGACCGGGGTCAGCTCCAAGACCGGCGAGGGCATCCCGCTGTTACTGGGCCTGCTGGAAGAAGCGGCCGGCCGAGCGCACGAGGCGCACGAGGCCAGCGGCGCCGCCCGCCTGCCGGTCGACCGGGTCTTCACCCTCAAGGGGATCGGTACCGTGGTCACCGGCACCCTCTGGTCGGGACGGATCTGCGCCGAGGATTCCCTGCGCCTGATGCCCGAAGGCCTGCCTTGCCGGGCCCGCACCGTGCAGGTACATGACCGCAGCGTCGAGTGCGCCGAGGCGGGTCAGCGAGTAGCGATCAATCTTTCCGGAATCGACAAGGACCGGCTGGAACGCGGGCAGATGGTGCTCAAGGGTGAGGGGCTCGAACCCACGTACATGGTCGACGCCCGGCTGACCCTGCTGCCGACTGCTCGCGCGCTCAAGTACGGAGCCCAGGTGCGCTTCCATCACGGCACCGCCGACGCCACCGCCAAACTCATGTTCGCCGACCGCGACCGGCTGGCGCCAGAGGAGACCTGTTATGCCCAGGTGAGGCTTAAGACCAAGATCGTGCCGGTGAAAGGCGACCGCTTCATCATCAGATCGCTGAGTCCGGTGACTACTATCGGCGGCGGCGTGGTGATCGACCCCCATCCGCACAAACACGGCAAGGGGGAAGGCCAGGTGCAGCGTCTCGAGGTGCTGGAGAAAGGTGTGCCGGCGGATATCGTCTCACTGCTGCTGGAAGAAGCGAGGCCAGGCGGACTCCCGCTTGAGGAGATCGAGGCGACCGGGCTGCTTTCCGGCGAGTCGATCTCTACTGCTCTTGCCGACGCTGCAGTCGCAGTCTCGCTTGTCGCTTCCGGTAGCGAAGTCTTCTTCGCCCCCCAGGCTGTCAACGACTTCGGCCTGCGGCTTGAGGCGACTCTCGAAGCGCGGCAGCAATCCGACCCCGCCGACCCGGCCCTGAGCGCCGAGGAGATAGCCAAAAGTGTGGATATGGATGCAACTGACCGTCCATTCCAGGCGCTGCTCGCAGGGACAGTCAACAGCGGCCTCGTGACCGTCAAGGAGCAGCGATATTCGATGGCCTCCGCGGTTGCGCGGCTGTCAGACGCGCAACAGAAGATGATGGAAGACATCGCCGCCCGTCTTGAAGAAGCGGGAATGTCCCCGCCATCGCTCGGCGACATCGCCACGGCAGTCGGCGCCCGCACCGGCGACCAGGATTTCAAGCTGGTGCTGAAGCTTCTGGTGGAGGACGAGCGCGCAGTCAAGGTGAAACCCGACCTTTACTACGCTCCGGAGCCGGTCGAGATAGCACGTGAAGCCGTGCTCGCCCGCTGTAATGACACCGGCCAGATCACCCTGGCGGAGTTGCGGGACATGCTCGACGTCAGCCGCAAGTTCGCCCAGGCGCTGCTGGAATATTTCGACCGGACGGGGCTGACGCGGCGTGAGGGTGATTACCGGGTTTTACGTAAAACCGGAACTTCAGGGGGACGAACTTCAGGGGGACACATTACTTAA
- a CDS encoding L-seryl-tRNA(Sec) selenium transferase: MAGGKKGTLSQQQSEALRALPSVEELIEAPELTAAMGDYGRELVVDSARIVLERMRKGILSGKGEAATDLAKQIADEAANVFLPSLKTLVNATGVVVHTNLGRSVLAPEAIEAVVRAAASYSNLEYNLEAGARGSRHDHINRIIMALTGAEGALVVNNNAAAVFLALAVFGSGHEVIVSRGELVEIGGSFRIPDIMASSAAKMVEVGTTNKTKISDYEKAIGPDTTMLLHVHTSNYKVVGFTAEVDIAELARLGHERGLVVVDDLGSGVLAEMPALAGEPSVHDSLAAGADVVTFSGDKLLGGPQAGIIVGRKEYIEKMKAHPLARALRVDKMTLAALQATLALYLKPEVALERIPTLRMLNEPLEVLKARAEEMAAGLRDAIGITSSGEGGKSDKEDASAVGLATIEVERATSKVGGGALPLLELDSYVCAVSPATITVDELAARLRETDPPVIGRIHKERLLLDARTVLPEQLPLIADSFAQAFQTPASPPSTSD; this comes from the coding sequence ATGGCTGGTGGTAAAAAAGGCACACTGAGCCAGCAGCAGTCAGAAGCGCTGCGGGCGTTGCCCTCTGTGGAAGAACTTATCGAGGCGCCGGAGCTGACGGCGGCTATGGGCGATTACGGCCGTGAGCTGGTGGTGGATTCGGCCCGGATCGTTCTGGAGCGGATGCGAAAAGGAATCCTGTCGGGAAAGGGTGAGGCGGCAACGGACCTCGCCAAGCAGATCGCCGACGAGGCCGCAAACGTCTTCCTCCCCAGCCTGAAGACCCTGGTGAACGCCACCGGCGTCGTGGTCCACACGAACCTGGGCCGTTCGGTGCTGGCGCCGGAGGCCATCGAAGCTGTGGTCCGCGCAGCGGCATCCTACTCAAATCTTGAATACAACCTCGAGGCAGGCGCCCGGGGTTCCCGTCACGACCACATCAATCGCATCATTATGGCGCTCACCGGCGCCGAGGGCGCCCTGGTCGTGAACAATAACGCGGCTGCGGTCTTCCTGGCCCTGGCGGTTTTCGGCAGCGGCCACGAGGTTATAGTCTCGCGAGGCGAACTGGTCGAGATAGGCGGCTCTTTCCGCATCCCCGACATCATGGCTTCGAGCGCGGCGAAAATGGTCGAGGTCGGCACCACTAACAAAACAAAGATTTCAGATTATGAAAAGGCGATCGGGCCGGATACCACCATGCTCCTGCATGTGCATACCAGCAACTACAAGGTGGTGGGCTTCACCGCCGAGGTGGACATCGCCGAGCTGGCGCGGCTGGGGCATGAGCGCGGGCTGGTGGTCGTCGACGACCTGGGCAGTGGCGTGCTGGCGGAGATGCCGGCGCTGGCCGGCGAGCCTTCAGTGCACGACAGCCTGGCCGCCGGCGCCGATGTGGTCACCTTCAGCGGCGACAAGCTGCTGGGCGGACCCCAGGCCGGCATCATCGTCGGCAGGAAAGAATACATCGAGAAGATGAAAGCCCATCCTCTGGCGCGGGCGCTGCGGGTGGACAAGATGACGCTTGCCGCATTGCAGGCGACGCTGGCGCTGTATTTGAAGCCGGAAGTGGCGCTGGAGCGGATCCCCACTTTGAGGATGCTGAATGAACCGCTGGAGGTGCTGAAGGCGCGGGCGGAGGAGATGGCCGCAGGCTTACGGGACGCGATTGGCATCACCTCATCAGGTGAAGGTGGAAAGAGCGATAAGGAGGATGCATCTGCCGTAGGCCTCGCGACGATAGAGGTCGAAAGGGCCACCTCGAAAGTCGGCGGTGGCGCCCTGCCTCTGCTGGAACTTGATTCTTACGTCTGCGCCGTGAGCCCGGCTACTATTACCGTCGACGAACTGGCAGCCCGGCTGCGCGAGACCGACCCGCCAGTGATCGGCCGCATCCACAAGGAGCGGTTGCTGCTCGATGCACGGACGGTACTTCCTGAGCAGCTGCCGCTGATCGCCGACTCATTCGCGCAGGCTTTTCAGACTCCGGCTTCGCCACCTTCCACATCCGACTGA